One region of Paralichthys olivaceus isolate ysfri-2021 chromosome 12, ASM2471397v2, whole genome shotgun sequence genomic DNA includes:
- the txlnbb gene encoding taxilin beta b gives MEACQESVPAPTGPKASPAEGHHIDLTEDLAQQLEDIISTYQAAEIPAEPEDTEEVTAIREADSRKDQKLEKKMLKNLGKDAMLLMQSLNKLGSPEQKLEAIIKKHAELLEEHRSDQKQLKVLQKKLLQVMKEKDQLQSEHSRAVLARSKLEGLCRELQRHNKTLKEETLQRCREDDLKRKEITTHFQGTLSDIQAQIEEHSSRNTKLCQENSGLAEKLKGLISQYDQREANLEKVFKHRDLKEKLLETKLTQANMILKEAEEKHKLEKELLLKQTAEYKLQVKVMKAQEIDMKTQLDMYSKKFDEFQGTVSKSNSVYSGFKQDMDKMAKKMKKLEKECQSWKTRFDGCNKSLLDMVSDKAIKEKEFELITIKNQKLENLCRALQEERKGLYEKMQGAAGQADVNTAEPTAEEVPEVKETPKDAEDDRPVQNTEAPAPAAPTGTPTIETPLTKELAKLKAEQTRLKEIATSFTISHIIPTETVASQSQGHCEGVQEPEQIQREESNGEQLQAGEPDGEQEQRDLEMESVD, from the exons ATGGAGGCTTGTCAGGAGAGCGTCCCTGCACCCACTGGTCCCAAGGCGTCGCCAGCCGAGGGTCACCACATTGACCTGACAGAGGACCTGGCCCAGCAGCTGGAGGACATCATTAGCACCTACCAGGCCGCTGAGATTCCCGCTGAgccagaggacacagaggaggtCACAGCCATAAGAGAGGCAGACTCACGGAAGGACCAGAAACTGGAGAAGAAGATGCTCAAGAATCTag GGAAAGACGCGATGCTGCTGATGCAAAGTTTGAACAAACTTGGTTCTCCTGAACAGAAACTGGAGGCCATCATCAAGAAGCACGCTGAGCTG TTGGAGGAGCATCGCAGTGATCAGAAACAGCTGAAGGTTCTGCAGAAGAAGCTGCTCCAGGTGATGAAGGAGAAGGACCAACTGCAGAGCGAGCACAGCCGGGCCGTGCTGGCTCGTAGCAAACTGGAGGGGCTCTGCCGAGAGCTGCAGAGGCACAACAAGACCTTGAAG gaggagaccctgcaGAGGTGCCGAGAGGACGATCTGAAGAGGAAAGAGATCACCACACACTTCCAGGGGACGCTCAGTGACATTCAGGCCCAGATCGAGGAACACAGCAGCCGCAACACCAAGCTGTGCCAGGAGAACAGCGGTCTGGCAGAGAAACTGAAGGGGCTCATTTCTCAGTATGACCAGCGAGAGGCG AACCTGGAGAAGGTCTTCAAACACCGAGACCTGAAAGAAAAGCTGCTGGAAACCAAACTCACGCAGGCGAACATGATACTGAAGGAGGCCGAGGAGAAGCACAAGCTGGAAAAAGAGCTT CTGCTAAAACAGACGGCAGAGTATAAATTGCAAGTGAAGGTCATGAAGGCGCAGGAGATCGATATGAAGACCCAG CTCGATATGTACTCCAAGAAGTTTGATGAATTCCAGGGCACGGTATCAAAGAGTAACAGCGTCTACAGCGGCTTCAAGCAGGACATGGACAAA atggccaagaaaatgaaaaagctggAGAAGGAGTGCCAGTCATGGAAGACTCGCTTTGACGGCTGCAACAAGAGTCTCCTTGACATGGTGTCAGAT AAAGCGATCAAGGAGAAGGAGTTTGAGCTGATCACCATCAAGAACCAGAAGCTGGAGAATCTGTGCAGGGCTTtgcaagaggagaggaagggtcTTTATGAGAAGATGCAGGGAGCTGCAGGTCAAGCAGACGTCAACACTGCTGAACCCACGGCGGAGGAGGTCCCTGAGGTGAAGGAGACCCCTAAAGACGCAGAGGATGACCGCCCTGTCCAGAATACCGAAGCCCCCGCCCCTGCTGCCCCTACTGGGACCCCGACAATCGAAACTCCGCTGACCAAGGAACTGGCAAAACTGAAAGCCGAGCAGACCCGTCTGAAGGAGATCGCCACTTCTTTTACGATCTCTCATATCATACCCACAGAAACAGTCGCTAGCCAATCACAAGGACACTGCGAGGGCGTCCAGGAGCCAGAACAGAtccagagagaggagagtaaTGGCGAACAACTCCAGGCAGGCGAGCCGGATGGAGAGCAAGAACAGAGAGATTTGGAAATGGAGTCAGTTGATTAA